CTTCGGCGCCATCCTCGCCGCGCTGTGGCGCCGCGCGCGGACGGGAGCGGGCGCGCGGATCGACGTCTCGATGCTGGAGGCCCTGATCGCAGCCGACGACGTCTCCTTCGCGGCGGTGCTCAACGGCGGCGAGGAGATCGGCTCGCCGCGCCCCGGCATGGGCGTCTACGAGATCGGCGGGCGCCATCTGGCGCTCCAGACCGTGGGCTCGACGGAGCTCTGGCCGCGCCTGCTCGAGATGATGGACCGCCCCGAGCTGGCCAATGACCCGCGCTTCGCGACGGCGCAGGCGCGGCGCGAGCACTGGCCGCTCCTCCGCGATCTGATCGGCCAGTGGCTCACGCGCTTCCGGACGGTGGACGAGGCGCTGGCGGCGCTCGGGGCGGCCCGCATCCCCTGCGCGCCGGTGCTCGAGCCGCGCGAGGTGATCGCCCACCCTCATCTTCTGGAGCGCCAGGCGTTTCCCGACGTCTCCCACCCAACGCGTGGCCGCGTGAGAGTCACGGCGAGCCCGTATCACTGGGACGGCCGTCCCGTCCATCCGGCCGGGCCGGCGCCCTACCGCGTAGGCGAGCACAGCCGGCTGGTGCTCTCGGGGCTTCTGGGCTACGATGCGACGCGGATCGACACGTTGATCGCGAGCGGCGCCGTGGAACAACCGTAGGCGCCGCCTCCACCCTACGAGTCGGGAGCGACAGACATGGCCAGGATGACCGGCGGCGAAGCCCTCGTAGCCTCCCTCTATCGCGAAGGCGTGCGGGTGGTGTTCGGCCTGCCCGGCGTCCAGCTCTACGGCGTGATGGCGGCGCTGCGCGACGAGCCGCGGATCCGCTTCATCACCACGCGCCACGAGCAGGCCACGAGCTACATGGCCGACGGCTACGCGCGGGCCGGCGGCGGCATCGGCACGGCGCTCGTCGTCCCGGGCCCGGGGCTGCTCAACGCCGCCGCGGGGCTCAGCACGGCCTACTCCGCCTCCTCGCCCGTGCTCATGCTCTCGGGCCAGATCCCGCGCGAGCAGATCGGCAAGAACATCGGGCTCCTCCACGAGGTCAATGACCAGCTCGACTGCATCGCGCCCGTCACCAAGTGGCGGCGGCGCGTGCTCCAGGTGCCGGACATCCCGGCCGCCGTGCGCGAGGCGTTCGTGCAGCTCAGGAGCGGCCGCCCGCGTCCCGTCGAGCTGGAGATGCCGCCCGAGACCATGGAGGAGGAGGGAGAGGCCGAGCTCTTGGCGCCGGCGGAGGTCGCGCGCGCTAGAGCCTCGGCCGCCGACATCAGCCGCGCCGCCGAGATCCTGCTGGCCGCGAAGAGCCCGATCATCTACGCGGGAGGCGGCGTCAATCTCTCGGGCGCTCACGAGGCCCTGCACGCCGTCGCGGAGTACCTGCAGGCCGGCGTCGCGTGCACGGCCGAGGGCAAGGGCGCGGTCAGCGACCACAGCGACCTCTCGCTCGGCGCCGCGTTCTGGCGCGAGTCGCCGCTCCGCGCCGCCATCCACGCCGCGGACGTGGTGCTCGCCGTCGGCTCGAGGCTCGCCCTGGTCTCCTTCGCGCCTGAGACGCGGATCGTCCAGATCGACGCCGACCCGGAAGAGATCGGGCGCAGCCACAAGACCACGCTGGGGCTCGTGGGCGACGCGCGCGCGACGCTCGAGGCACTCCTGGAGAAGCTCCGCGCGGGGGCGCCCGCCCGCGCGTCCCGGAAGGCCGAGCGCGAGACCCTCCGGGCGGAGATCGCGGCGCAGATGACGCAGGAGCCGCAGGTCTCCATCGTCAAGAGCCTCCGCGCGGGATGCCCTGAGGACACGATCCTGGTCGCGGGCATGACGCAGATCGGCTACTACTCGCGCCCGCTCTGGCCGACGTACGGCCCGCGGACGTACCTCTCGTCCTCGTATTCCGGCAACCTCGGCTACGAGTACCCGGTCGCCCTCGGCGCGAAGGTCGCGCGCCCCGGCAGCCCCGTGGTCGCGGTGATCGGCGACGGCGGCTTTCTCTACAACGCCCAGGAGATGGCCACGGCCGTCCAGCACAAGATCAACGTCGTGGCGGTCGTCTTCAACGATGGGGCCTACGGCAACGTCGCGCGCGACCTCGACGAGGATTGGGGCGGACAGTACGGCTCGGCGCTCCACAACCCCGATTTCATGAAGCTCAGCGAGGCTTTCGGCCTCTACGGTATGCGGGTCAAGGTCCCCACGGACGTGGGCCGGCTCGTCGGCGAGGCCGTAGCCATGGACCGGCCGGTCTTGATCGAGGTGCCCGTGGGCCGGATGCCGCGTCCCGTCTTCTTCCCCCAGCGCAAGGTTCCCAGCAAGTACAAGCGCTGACCCGCCTCGGGCCACCGCCGGCCCTCGGCCGGCCGGTGACACGGAACGTCGGGCCCTCGACGGCCGACATCCAAGAATCGTCACTTTCTCTGTCGATCGACTGAGTACGCCGCTTTCTTTTCAGCCATTTAGACGCCGCCGCCGGTGGCACCAATGTTGCTCGTGTGACGTGAGGATTTCCTTGCCTAGACCACGAGCAGGAGAAAGGGGATGACGATGGACGGCGAGATCAAGCGAGAGGTGGCGTTCGCGGGGCAGCGGGTCAAGCAGAAGGTCGTCTTCGCCCTTGCCCTCTGCTCGGTCATCCCGCTCCTCGTCCTGACGTACGTGCTCCACAGCAACCTCGTGCCCTCCCTGGGCGCTGCAAACCTGAACGACGTGCTCGCCATCCCGACCCTCGTCGCCTTCACCGGACTCCTCATGGCTGGCGGCGGCTACGTCGT
This genomic stretch from Candidatus Rokuibacteriota bacterium harbors:
- a CDS encoding CaiB/BaiF CoA-transferase family protein; protein product: MPEDIAPLHGLVVLDFTRVLAGPYCTRLLADLGARVVKVERAGGGDDMRKGHLQLEPGRDDQSSYFTRINVGKESVGLDLGRPETREIARDLARKADVAVENFAPGVAARLGIDYETLAAAKPDLVYCSISGFGQTGPWRERPAFAHIINAASGLMHLEQGDAPAPQSANLQAADVLSGTHAFGAILAALWRRARTGAGARIDVSMLEALIAADDVSFAAVLNGGEEIGSPRPGMGVYEIGGRHLALQTVGSTELWPRLLEMMDRPELANDPRFATAQARREHWPLLRDLIGQWLTRFRTVDEALAALGAARIPCAPVLEPREVIAHPHLLERQAFPDVSHPTRGRVRVTASPYHWDGRPVHPAGPAPYRVGEHSRLVLSGLLGYDATRIDTLIASGAVEQP
- a CDS encoding thiamine pyrophosphate-binding protein, which encodes MARMTGGEALVASLYREGVRVVFGLPGVQLYGVMAALRDEPRIRFITTRHEQATSYMADGYARAGGGIGTALVVPGPGLLNAAAGLSTAYSASSPVLMLSGQIPREQIGKNIGLLHEVNDQLDCIAPVTKWRRRVLQVPDIPAAVREAFVQLRSGRPRPVELEMPPETMEEEGEAELLAPAEVARARASAADISRAAEILLAAKSPIIYAGGGVNLSGAHEALHAVAEYLQAGVACTAEGKGAVSDHSDLSLGAAFWRESPLRAAIHAADVVLAVGSRLALVSFAPETRIVQIDADPEEIGRSHKTTLGLVGDARATLEALLEKLRAGAPARASRKAERETLRAEIAAQMTQEPQVSIVKSLRAGCPEDTILVAGMTQIGYYSRPLWPTYGPRTYLSSSYSGNLGYEYPVALGAKVARPGSPVVAVIGDGGFLYNAQEMATAVQHKINVVAVVFNDGAYGNVARDLDEDWGGQYGSALHNPDFMKLSEAFGLYGMRVKVPTDVGRLVGEAVAMDRPVLIEVPVGRMPRPVFFPQRKVPSKYKR